The Apibacter raozihei genome contains a region encoding:
- a CDS encoding calcium:proton antiporter: protein MEYNKFLSEKLNIKLPLWTLFFPVIAVFTLFLKGTFTENTFYLIFLGVILITAVLSAVHHAEVIAHKVGEPFGTIILAVAIAVIEVSLIVSLMMSEGNEQPSALARDTVFAAIMIILTGIIGLCLWSGGYKYKQQDYRQQGVSAALITLIAISMLTLVLPNYTTTEAGSVYSDKQLIFVAIISLVLYGGFISMQTIRHRDFFLPKKEDINHDESEHADPPSLPTTITSLILLILALVAVVLLSKKLSPAIESMVIEMGAPMSLVGIIIAAVILLPEGMAAWRAAQNNRLQTSLNLALGSALASIGLTIPAVAIVSYFTGMTVTLGIDAKSTLLLILSLFTVYSSLHSGKTNILQGIVLLVIFATYLFTTIVP, encoded by the coding sequence ATGGAATATAATAAATTTTTATCAGAAAAACTAAATATAAAATTACCGTTGTGGACCTTGTTTTTTCCGGTTATAGCTGTATTTACTTTATTTTTAAAAGGCACGTTTACTGAAAATACTTTTTATCTTATTTTTTTAGGAGTTATATTAATTACAGCAGTTTTATCTGCCGTTCATCATGCAGAGGTAATAGCTCATAAGGTAGGAGAGCCTTTCGGAACAATCATTTTAGCAGTAGCCATTGCAGTCATAGAAGTGTCACTTATTGTATCATTAATGATGTCAGAAGGAAACGAACAGCCTTCAGCGCTGGCTAGAGATACCGTTTTTGCAGCTATCATGATTATATTAACAGGTATAATAGGACTATGTCTTTGGTCTGGTGGATATAAGTACAAACAACAAGACTATAGACAACAAGGTGTTAGTGCAGCACTGATTACCTTAATAGCAATATCTATGCTAACACTGGTTTTACCCAATTATACAACAACTGAAGCCGGAAGTGTATATTCTGATAAACAATTAATTTTTGTGGCAATTATTTCTTTGGTTTTATATGGAGGTTTTATATCCATGCAAACTATAAGACACAGGGATTTTTTCTTACCAAAAAAAGAAGATATAAATCACGATGAATCAGAGCATGCAGATCCCCCCTCATTACCCACAACAATTACCAGCCTGATCTTGCTCATATTGGCATTAGTAGCAGTGGTACTATTATCAAAAAAATTGTCTCCGGCCATAGAAAGCATGGTTATAGAAATGGGTGCACCTATGAGTTTAGTAGGTATAATCATAGCTGCAGTTATTCTATTACCCGAAGGCATGGCAGCATGGAGGGCAGCACAGAATAACAGATTGCAGACTAGTTTGAACTTAGCTTTAGGATCTGCTTTAGCAAGTATAGGGCTAACCATTCCCGCAGTAGCAATTGTATCCTATTTCACTGGAATGACGGTTACCTTGGGAATTGATGCAAAATCAACTTTACTGTTAATTTTATCATTGTTTACAGTTTATTCTTCCCTGCACTCAGGAAAAACCAACATACTTCAGGGAATTGTATTACTGGTAATTTTTGCTACGTATTTATTTACGACTATTGTACCTTAA
- a CDS encoding 2-hydroxyacid dehydrogenase, with the protein MKVSFFSTQPYDIKFFNACNENFNFELEYFEANLDEHTVNILEDAEAICVFVNDKINKEVIKKLVKKGVKYIALRNAGFNNVDLEAAKEYGLRVCRVPAYSPEAVAEHTLAMLLTLNRKTHKAYNRVREQNFSLNGLLGTNIFKKTVGVIGTGNIGRVFCRTIKALGTKVLAYDLYPNEELKKEGFEYVALDELLKQSDIISLHCPLTPETHHIINKDTIELMKKGVYLINTSRGGLIDTRAIIEGLKTKKIGALGIDVYEQEEKLFFRDLSETIIEDDTIQLLLSFPNVLVTAHQAFFTEEALSQIALVTLDNLKQLEETKTIENKAAQLV; encoded by the coding sequence ATGAAAGTCTCTTTTTTTTCAACCCAACCTTACGATATAAAATTTTTTAATGCATGTAATGAAAACTTTAATTTTGAATTGGAATATTTTGAAGCTAATCTTGACGAACATACAGTTAATATTTTAGAAGATGCAGAAGCTATTTGTGTTTTTGTTAATGATAAAATTAATAAAGAGGTAATAAAAAAATTAGTTAAGAAAGGAGTTAAATATATAGCCCTTAGAAACGCAGGATTTAATAATGTAGATTTGGAAGCCGCTAAAGAGTACGGATTAAGAGTGTGCAGAGTACCAGCATATTCACCGGAAGCGGTAGCAGAACATACCTTGGCTATGTTGTTGACTTTAAATAGAAAGACACATAAAGCTTATAATAGGGTGAGAGAACAAAATTTTTCATTAAACGGATTACTAGGTACCAATATTTTTAAGAAAACGGTTGGAGTTATTGGAACCGGAAATATAGGAAGAGTATTTTGCAGAACGATAAAGGCATTAGGCACAAAAGTATTAGCGTATGATCTATATCCGAATGAAGAATTAAAAAAAGAAGGTTTTGAATACGTAGCACTGGATGAATTATTAAAACAATCCGATATTATATCTTTACACTGTCCGTTAACTCCCGAAACTCATCATATAATCAATAAAGATACTATTGAACTTATGAAGAAAGGTGTGTATTTAATTAATACAAGTAGAGGAGGGTTAATTGATACCCGCGCTATTATCGAAGGTCTTAAAACAAAAAAAATAGGAGCATTAGGTATCGATGTATATGAGCAGGAAGAAAAACTGTTTTTTAGGGATTTATCGGAAACTATCATCGAAGACGATACCATTCAATTGTTACTTTCATTCCCTAATGTTTTAGTAACGGCGCATCAGGCATTTTTTACCGAAGAAGCCTTAAGCCAGATTGCTTTAGTAACTTTAGATAATCTTAAACAATTAGAAGAAACGAAAACTATTGAAAACAAAGCTGCACAATTAGTTTAA
- a CDS encoding M20 metallopeptidase family protein, whose translation MKKLILLTLSVLSQYSFGQDNTLWQNSIPMTKVIEWRRHIHQNPELSFQENKTSKYVADVLKSFGNIQVKQITKTSVIGILKGNSPGKTVAFRADMDALPIQEETGLPYASVNANVSHACGHDSHTAMLLGTAYTLSKMQKNLKGTVIFIFQHAEEKIPGGALDMIKTGELDSIEAFFGLHVMPLPVGIIGILPNGPASTASDSFFLTITGKSSHGSMPHLGVDPIVTGAELVNNLQTIVSRNVQPGNLAVLTVGKFQSGNAPNVIPERAELAATIRTTDPETRKLMETRIKSIVENTIKTNNASYQLDYVLGYPPIYNDEKLNALAKASAIKATGLDNVVDSPSITASEDFSYYKKIAPVCFVLLGVGNDAVNHNSKFTIDESAFLNGIKTEVQIILDFLNQ comes from the coding sequence ATGAAAAAACTTATATTACTCACCTTATCAGTATTATCTCAATATAGCTTCGGGCAAGATAATACTTTATGGCAGAACTCCATCCCTATGACTAAGGTTATAGAATGGAGAAGACATATTCATCAAAATCCTGAACTTTCATTTCAGGAAAACAAAACCAGTAAATATGTGGCAGATGTATTGAAGAGTTTTGGAAATATTCAGGTGAAACAAATTACAAAAACCAGTGTCATTGGTATTTTAAAAGGAAATTCTCCCGGAAAAACTGTTGCTTTCCGAGCTGATATGGATGCCTTACCTATTCAGGAAGAAACAGGTTTACCTTATGCCTCTGTAAATGCAAATGTGAGTCATGCCTGCGGTCACGATTCTCATACAGCTATGTTGCTTGGAACAGCTTATACGCTTTCTAAAATGCAAAAAAATTTAAAAGGTACTGTTATATTTATATTCCAACATGCAGAAGAAAAAATTCCCGGAGGAGCTTTAGATATGATTAAAACCGGAGAACTTGATTCCATTGAAGCATTTTTCGGACTACATGTTATGCCTCTTCCTGTAGGAATCATTGGTATTTTGCCTAACGGGCCTGCCTCTACTGCCTCAGACAGCTTTTTCCTGACAATCACTGGTAAAAGTTCTCATGGTTCCATGCCCCATCTAGGTGTTGACCCTATCGTTACAGGGGCTGAGCTGGTAAATAATTTACAAACTATTGTTTCCAGAAATGTACAGCCTGGAAATTTAGCTGTTCTTACTGTTGGAAAATTTCAATCAGGAAATGCTCCTAATGTAATTCCTGAAAGAGCTGAACTGGCAGCTACGATACGAACGACTGATCCTGAAACAAGAAAGTTAATGGAAACACGCATTAAATCCATAGTTGAAAATACAATAAAAACTAACAATGCAAGCTATCAACTGGATTATGTTTTAGGTTATCCACCTATATATAATGATGAAAAACTGAATGCTTTAGCCAAAGCCAGCGCTATTAAGGCGACAGGATTAGATAATGTTGTTGATTCTCCCTCTATTACAGCCAGTGAGGATTTTTCTTATTATAAAAAAATAGCTCCTGTTTGTTTTGTCTTACTTGGAGTAGGTAATGATGCTGTTAATCATAATTCAAAATTTACTATTGATGAAAGTGCTTTTCTTAATGGTATTAAAACTGAAGTTCAGATTATCCTTGATTTTCTAAATCAATAA
- the rpsA gene encoding 30S ribosomal protein S1 gives MSEETKNLVEEQEVLQNANVAPEQFDWDSFESGLDAEDRKEKSELEKMYDTSLQELDENQVFKGKVVRITDKEAIVDINFKSEGVISLNEFRYNPNLKVGDEVEVMVAQREDKTGQLQLSHRKARMLKAWDRVNELHETGEIVEGYVKSRTKGGMIVDVFGIEAFLPGSQIDVKPIRDYDQFVGKTMEFKIVKINHEFKNVVVSHKALIEADIEDQKKEIIGQLEKGQVLEGVVKNITSYGVFIDLGGVDGLIHITDLSWSRINHPSEVVQLDQKVNVVILDFDDQKSRIQLGMKQLEPHPWDALDSSLQVGDKIKGKVVVLADYGAFVEVAPGVEGLIHVSEMSWSTHLRSAQDFVQIGDEVECVILTLDKEERKMSLGMKQLTPDPWTDITAKYPVGSKHKGTVRNFTNFGVFVELEAGVDGLIYISDLSWTKKIKHPSEFCSVGDVLDVVVLELDTDARRLSLGHKQLTDNPWDKYEVKYAEGTVHTGKVIQLFDKGATVQFEDAEVEGFCPSRLLEKEDGSKIKKGDDAEFKVIEFNKEFKRVVVSHTGTFREEESREETEKQVKSQNQSVEKSTLGDLDELQELKRKMEEGE, from the coding sequence ATGTCTGAAGAGACTAAAAACCTAGTAGAAGAACAAGAGGTTCTTCAAAATGCCAATGTGGCTCCTGAACAATTTGATTGGGATTCTTTTGAATCTGGCCTTGACGCTGAAGATAGAAAAGAAAAGTCAGAATTAGAAAAAATGTATGATACTTCTTTACAGGAACTTGATGAAAATCAGGTTTTCAAAGGTAAGGTAGTTCGTATTACCGATAAGGAAGCTATCGTTGACATAAACTTTAAATCCGAAGGAGTAATTTCCTTAAATGAGTTCCGTTATAATCCTAACTTAAAAGTTGGTGATGAAGTTGAAGTAATGGTTGCTCAAAGAGAAGACAAAACAGGACAATTACAACTTTCTCACAGAAAAGCAAGAATGCTTAAAGCTTGGGATAGAGTTAATGAGCTTCACGAAACCGGAGAAATTGTTGAAGGTTATGTGAAATCAAGAACTAAAGGAGGTATGATTGTAGACGTATTTGGAATCGAAGCATTCTTACCTGGTTCTCAGATTGATGTAAAACCAATTAGAGATTACGATCAATTTGTAGGAAAAACTATGGAATTCAAGATTGTGAAAATAAACCATGAGTTCAAAAACGTAGTTGTTTCTCACAAAGCATTAATCGAAGCTGACATCGAAGATCAGAAAAAAGAAATTATCGGTCAATTAGAAAAAGGTCAGGTATTAGAAGGTGTTGTTAAAAACATTACTTCTTACGGTGTATTCATCGACCTTGGAGGTGTTGACGGACTTATCCATATCACAGATCTATCATGGAGCAGAATTAATCATCCATCTGAAGTAGTACAATTAGATCAGAAAGTTAACGTGGTAATCCTTGATTTTGATGATCAAAAATCAAGAATTCAGTTAGGTATGAAACAATTGGAACCACATCCATGGGATGCTTTAGATTCAAGCTTACAGGTTGGAGACAAAATCAAAGGAAAAGTAGTTGTTTTAGCTGATTATGGTGCTTTTGTAGAAGTAGCTCCAGGTGTTGAAGGATTAATTCACGTTTCTGAAATGTCTTGGTCTACTCACTTAAGATCTGCACAAGATTTCGTACAAATCGGTGATGAAGTAGAATGTGTAATTCTTACTTTAGATAAAGAAGAAAGAAAAATGTCTTTAGGTATGAAGCAGCTTACTCCAGACCCTTGGACAGACATTACTGCTAAATATCCTGTAGGTTCTAAACATAAAGGAACTGTTAGAAATTTCACAAACTTTGGAGTTTTCGTAGAATTAGAAGCAGGTGTTGATGGATTAATTTATATCTCTGATCTTTCATGGACTAAAAAAATCAAACATCCGTCTGAATTCTGTTCAGTAGGAGATGTATTAGATGTTGTAGTTTTAGAACTTGATACAGATGCAAGAAGACTAAGCTTAGGTCACAAACAATTAACTGATAACCCTTGGGATAAATACGAAGTTAAATATGCTGAAGGAACTGTACACACAGGAAAAGTAATTCAGTTGTTTGATAAAGGAGCTACTGTTCAGTTTGAAGATGCTGAAGTAGAAGGATTCTGTCCTTCAAGATTATTAGAGAAAGAAGATGGATCTAAAATCAAAAAAGGAGACGATGCTGAATTCAAAGTAATTGAATTTAACAAAGAATTCAAAAGAGTAGTTGTTTCTCATACTGGAACTTTCCGTGAAGAAGAGAGCAGAGAAGAAACTGAAAAACAAGTTAAGTCTCAAAACCAAAGCGTTGAAAAATCAACCTTAGGTGATTTAGACGAATTACAAGAATTAAAAAGAAAAATGGAAGAAGGAGAATAA
- a CDS encoding 2-methylaconitate cis-trans isomerase PrpF family protein translates to MKKINCIWMRGGTSKGGCFLENDLPESIEEQDHILTAIYGGNDPTGKQFNGMGGATSTTSKAVIVKKRNGEKNAVNYTFAQVDITTSLVDRKGNCGNMSAAVAPFAIEMGLIDDVQEPITQVSIFNTNTSKIIIAHLPVKDGKVVYEGNYAISGVPGTASKIQLDFLEPGGAVTKKLLPTGNVIDVLSTPDYGDFEVSIVDAANPLVFVRAKDLGLTGSEQPLDIDSNPELLKKMLSIREAASVKMGLTTSIEEAKKIPAIPKFCFVAEAADYKASNGETIKKDQIDLQARMLSMGKLHPNYAITGGICTGVAAKIPGTIVNQIIGKASEQEEIRIGHCGGLLSVGAKVAEEDGQVKALSGTVFRTVKKLMKGEVYW, encoded by the coding sequence ATGAAAAAAATTAATTGTATTTGGATGAGAGGAGGTACCAGTAAAGGAGGGTGTTTTCTTGAAAATGATTTACCTGAAAGTATTGAAGAACAAGACCATATATTGACAGCTATATACGGTGGAAATGATCCTACCGGTAAGCAGTTTAACGGCATGGGCGGAGCAACCTCCACCACCAGCAAAGCAGTGATCGTTAAAAAACGAAACGGAGAAAAAAATGCTGTGAATTATACATTTGCTCAGGTTGATATAACAACCAGCTTAGTAGATCGTAAAGGAAACTGTGGAAATATGTCAGCAGCAGTAGCTCCCTTTGCTATAGAAATGGGATTAATAGATGATGTTCAGGAACCTATTACACAGGTTTCTATTTTTAATACCAATACAAGTAAAATAATTATAGCACATTTGCCGGTAAAAGATGGAAAAGTGGTATATGAAGGTAATTATGCCATTTCAGGAGTGCCAGGAACTGCCTCTAAAATACAATTAGATTTTCTGGAACCCGGAGGTGCTGTAACTAAAAAGCTGCTACCTACAGGAAATGTTATAGATGTTTTATCAACTCCGGATTACGGAGATTTTGAAGTTTCTATAGTTGATGCAGCTAACCCATTGGTTTTTGTCAGGGCGAAAGATTTAGGATTAACAGGAAGCGAACAACCGCTGGATATAGATTCAAATCCTGAATTATTGAAAAAAATGTTAAGTATTAGAGAAGCAGCTTCCGTAAAGATGGGACTAACTACATCTATAGAAGAAGCAAAAAAAATACCTGCAATACCTAAGTTTTGCTTTGTTGCAGAAGCAGCAGATTACAAAGCCAGTAATGGAGAAACAATTAAAAAAGATCAGATAGACCTACAGGCGCGTATGCTTTCAATGGGAAAATTGCATCCTAATTATGCAATAACAGGAGGAATATGTACAGGAGTGGCAGCCAAAATTCCTGGAACAATTGTTAATCAGATTATCGGAAAAGCCAGCGAACAGGAGGAAATACGTATAGGACATTGTGGCGGTTTACTATCAGTAGGTGCTAAAGTTGCTGAAGAAGACGGGCAGGTAAAAGCACTGTCAGGAACTGTTTTCAGAACAGTTAAGAAACTTATGAAAGGAGAGGTATATTGGTAA
- the citG gene encoding triphosphoribosyl-dephospho-CoA synthase CitG, whose product MEDFKKEFNQLKSSDCFLGKQVELIELLDSREKKQFIQQECLQKHSCSLLSLSLVSPGGVKKNHLFDYIFQRALEEIDSWFEQNTIEIYSQQIHRENTGHFAVYAVKTKADNLKKLMIDLEESSNLARLWDADVLNEKGEIISRTELGSSPRKCLICEKEAKICARNRTHTLEDILITMQKLVLEDAFANMIMNLAAKALEKEVLLTPKPGLVDKRNNGSHKDMDLPMFHRSIQAIKPYLKDFVSKGMALQNEEKDKILEQIRPIGIEAEKKMFQATQGVNTHKGSIFSLGLVCTALGYLYKKESVSITEVCKLVSEITQNIEKELEVNEQSTAGIKTYKKYKFKGARGEAASGFQTVVSISLPIFEKFNFLGEDFSLFLALISLMSENNDTNIVNRGGVEALQWIKDYAGKMMRDSKIYENEKYFLQQLEEFDDECINRNLSPGGSADLLSLTWFFYYIKNYKVLNNSKS is encoded by the coding sequence GTGGAAGATTTCAAGAAAGAATTTAACCAATTAAAATCTTCTGATTGTTTTTTAGGAAAACAAGTTGAATTAATAGAACTACTTGATTCCCGTGAAAAAAAACAATTCATACAACAGGAATGCTTGCAAAAGCATTCTTGTTCTTTACTATCATTAAGTTTGGTTTCACCGGGAGGAGTAAAAAAAAATCATCTTTTTGACTATATTTTCCAAAGAGCCTTGGAAGAAATTGATTCATGGTTTGAACAAAATACTATTGAAATTTATTCTCAGCAGATACATAGAGAAAACACAGGTCATTTTGCTGTTTATGCAGTTAAAACAAAAGCAGATAATCTGAAAAAATTAATGATAGATTTGGAAGAATCTTCAAATTTAGCAAGACTATGGGATGCTGATGTATTAAATGAGAAAGGTGAAATAATATCCAGAACTGAATTAGGTTCCAGCCCCAGAAAATGTTTGATATGTGAAAAAGAAGCAAAGATATGTGCAAGAAACAGGACTCATACGCTGGAAGATATCTTGATTACCATGCAAAAATTGGTTTTAGAAGATGCTTTTGCGAATATGATTATGAATTTAGCAGCAAAAGCATTAGAAAAAGAGGTTTTACTAACACCTAAGCCAGGATTGGTTGATAAAAGAAATAACGGCTCACATAAAGATATGGACTTGCCTATGTTTCATCGAAGTATTCAGGCAATTAAACCCTATTTAAAAGATTTTGTGTCAAAAGGAATGGCATTACAAAACGAAGAAAAAGATAAAATTCTCGAACAGATTCGTCCTATAGGAATCGAAGCTGAAAAAAAAATGTTTCAGGCCACGCAGGGAGTAAATACTCATAAAGGAAGTATATTTTCATTAGGATTAGTGTGTACAGCATTAGGATATCTATACAAAAAAGAGAGTGTATCAATTACTGAAGTTTGTAAATTAGTGTCTGAAATTACTCAAAATATAGAAAAGGAACTAGAGGTAAACGAACAATCTACAGCAGGAATAAAAACATATAAAAAATACAAATTCAAAGGAGCCAGAGGTGAGGCAGCTTCCGGTTTTCAGACCGTAGTCAGTATCTCATTACCCATATTTGAAAAATTTAATTTTCTGGGTGAGGATTTTAGCTTATTTTTAGCTTTGATTTCATTAATGTCAGAAAATAATGATACTAATATTGTTAACAGAGGAGGAGTAGAGGCCTTACAATGGATAAAGGACTATGCCGGCAAAATGATGAGAGATTCAAAAATCTATGAAAATGAAAAATATTTTTTACAGCAATTGGAAGAGTTTGATGATGAATGTATAAATAGAAATCTTAGTCCGGGAGGTAGTGCCGATTTATTATCACTTACCTGGTTTTTCTATTATATAAAAAATTACAAAGTTTTAAATAATTCAAAATCATAA
- the citF gene encoding citrate lyase subunit alpha, producing the protein MDQKERILTYLDTHKDLSIEEYHKISKLDLFETIASDRKICQSIEQAIEKSGLQDGMTISFHHAFRNGDFVINRVMEVIAKKGFKNLTLASSSLNSCNAPLVEYIKQGVITKIYTSGIRGELAEQISRGILKEPVNIHSHGGRVHLIKSGEINIDVAFLGVPVCDDYGNATGVGFCGSLGYAKTDAQYAKKVVMLTEKIAPYPFNPGSIAQDEVDYIVKVDQVGDPDKIGADATRMTTNPRELLIARKAAEVIFHSGYFKDGFSLQTGTGGASLAVTRFLENKMQSQNITAAFALGGITSSMVKLHEAGLIKKLLDVQSFDKDAARSIAVNPNHIEISANKYANYSSKGASVERLDIVILSALEIDVNFNVNVLTGSDGVIRGASGGHSDTAASAHLSIIVAPLVRGRIPTVVENVLTCVTPGDNIDILVTDHGVAVNPQRPDIKEKLEKAGIELFTIRQLHERAISLTGKPKPIEFTDKPVAVVRYRDGHVIDTVFQIKE; encoded by the coding sequence ATGGATCAGAAAGAAAGAATTTTAACCTATTTGGATACTCATAAAGATTTATCCATAGAAGAATATCATAAAATCAGTAAGTTAGACCTATTCGAAACAATTGCAAGCGATAGGAAAATATGTCAATCAATAGAACAGGCTATTGAAAAAAGTGGTTTACAAGACGGAATGACCATATCTTTCCATCATGCTTTCAGAAATGGAGATTTTGTAATTAACAGAGTAATGGAAGTAATTGCAAAAAAAGGATTTAAGAACCTTACCTTGGCCTCCAGCTCATTAAATAGTTGTAACGCCCCTTTAGTAGAATATATTAAACAAGGAGTCATCACAAAAATTTATACATCCGGAATAAGAGGAGAGCTGGCAGAACAAATATCAAGAGGTATTTTGAAAGAGCCGGTAAATATACATTCTCACGGAGGAAGAGTTCACCTTATAAAATCAGGAGAAATTAACATCGATGTTGCATTTTTAGGAGTTCCGGTATGTGATGACTACGGAAATGCGACCGGAGTAGGGTTTTGTGGTTCTCTGGGTTACGCTAAAACAGATGCTCAGTATGCTAAAAAGGTGGTAATGCTTACAGAAAAAATAGCACCCTATCCATTCAATCCCGGAAGCATAGCACAAGACGAAGTAGATTATATAGTAAAAGTAGACCAGGTAGGAGATCCGGATAAAATCGGAGCGGACGCAACCAGAATGACAACCAATCCTAGAGAACTTTTAATAGCAAGGAAAGCAGCTGAAGTTATATTTCATTCAGGATATTTTAAAGATGGATTTTCCTTACAAACAGGTACAGGAGGAGCTTCATTAGCAGTAACCAGATTTTTGGAAAATAAGATGCAATCTCAAAATATTACAGCTGCATTTGCTTTAGGAGGAATCACTTCCAGCATGGTGAAATTACATGAAGCAGGATTAATCAAAAAGCTTTTGGATGTACAAAGCTTTGATAAAGATGCAGCACGCTCCATAGCTGTCAATCCCAATCATATAGAGATAAGTGCAAATAAATATGCAAATTACAGTTCTAAAGGAGCCTCAGTAGAGCGTTTGGATATAGTGATATTAAGTGCCTTGGAAATAGATGTTAATTTCAACGTTAATGTTTTAACAGGATCGGACGGGGTGATACGTGGTGCTTCAGGCGGGCACAGTGACACAGCTGCCTCAGCACATTTATCAATAATTGTAGCACCATTGGTAAGAGGAAGAATTCCTACCGTAGTAGAAAATGTTTTAACTTGTGTAACACCAGGAGACAATATAGATATATTAGTTACAGATCATGGAGTTGCTGTAAATCCCCAAAGGCCAGATATAAAAGAAAAACTTGAAAAGGCCGGAATTGAACTGTTTACCATAAGGCAGTTACACGAAAGAGCTATTAGTCTTACCGGAAAGCCTAAACCTATCGAATTTACTGATAAACCGGTAGCTGTGGTAAGGTACAGAGATGGACATGTAATAGATACAGTTTTTCAAATTAAAGAATAA
- the citE gene encoding citrate (pro-3S)-lyase subunit beta has translation METANIKLRRSMLFVPGSNAAMISNSFIYKPDSVMFDLEDSVALREKDSARMLVSQALQHPFYKDIEKVVRVNALDSDFGVDDLNAVVRSGTDVVRLPKTDSAQDVLDMEKVIEDIEKDCNREVGSTKMLAAVESALGILNAKEIAFSSPRLIGIALGAEDYVKDLKTERSPDGIELLFARSTILHAARAAGIMAFDTVFSDANDEETFLKEAALIKQLGFDGKSLVNPRQIELLHNLYAPTQKEVDFAKKVIEASDEAVQKGSGVVSLNGKMVDAPIIERAQLVLQRAKLSGVREL, from the coding sequence ATGGAAACAGCTAATATAAAATTAAGAAGAAGTATGTTGTTTGTTCCGGGGTCAAATGCCGCAATGATAAGCAACTCTTTTATATACAAACCGGATTCAGTCATGTTCGATCTGGAGGATTCCGTAGCCCTAAGAGAAAAAGACAGTGCAAGAATGTTGGTGTCTCAGGCTTTACAACATCCTTTTTATAAAGATATAGAAAAAGTAGTACGCGTTAATGCCTTAGATTCGGATTTTGGAGTAGACGATCTTAATGCAGTAGTACGATCCGGAACTGATGTCGTGCGTTTGCCTAAAACGGATTCTGCACAAGATGTGTTGGATATGGAAAAAGTAATAGAAGATATTGAAAAAGATTGTAATAGAGAGGTAGGAAGTACTAAAATGCTTGCAGCTGTAGAATCTGCATTAGGAATTTTAAATGCAAAAGAAATTGCCTTTTCAAGTCCAAGACTTATAGGAATAGCATTAGGTGCAGAAGATTATGTAAAAGATTTAAAAACAGAAAGATCTCCGGATGGAATAGAATTGTTGTTTGCTAGAAGTACCATTTTACATGCTGCAAGAGCTGCGGGAATAATGGCATTTGATACAGTATTCTCAGATGCAAACGATGAAGAAACGTTTTTAAAGGAAGCAGCACTTATTAAACAATTAGGATTCGACGGTAAATCTTTGGTTAATCCAAGGCAAATTGAACTTCTTCATAACTTATATGCCCCAACGCAAAAAGAAGTGGATTTTGCAAAAAAAGTAATTGAAGCTTCTGACGAAGCAGTACAAAAAGGTTCCGGAGTAGTATCTCTGAACGGTAAAATGGTTGATGCTCCCATAATTGAAAGAGCCCAATTGGTTTTACAACGAGCTAAATTATCAGGAGTCAGAGAATTATAA
- the citD gene encoding citrate lyase acyl carrier protein — translation MEITKEAVVGTLESSDAMIQIAPCGEIDITISSSVGAQFKEAIEKVIQDTLEEFKIKKAKIVVKDKGALDCVLRARMITAITRSTNEKIEWKQLI, via the coding sequence ATGGAAATAACAAAAGAAGCGGTTGTAGGAACACTGGAGTCCAGCGATGCAATGATACAGATTGCTCCTTGCGGAGAAATAGATATCACAATCAGCAGTTCAGTGGGAGCACAATTCAAAGAAGCAATTGAAAAAGTAATACAAGACACATTAGAAGAATTTAAAATAAAAAAAGCAAAAATTGTAGTTAAAGATAAAGGTGCTTTAGACTGTGTATTAAGAGCCAGAATGATTACCGCAATAACACGATCAACTAACGAAAAAATAGAATGGAAACAGCTAATATAA